Genomic window (Arthrobacter sp. StoSoilA2):
CGCTTCGACTCCACTAAGTTCACCTCGCATTTCCCTGAGTTCGCCGTGACGCCCTATCGAGATGGGCTCGCCATCATCCATGCGGAAGCCAACGTAGTCCGGGCTAGCTGACGCCAACCCGTTCCCGAACGGCCGTCACCATGCTCTTGTTTCCGGCAGACTCCTCGACGGCGGCCAACACTCGCTGGATTTGGAGCCCGTCAGCGAACGACGGCGACGGCGGCTCGCCCGCGCTGATGGCCAACAGGAAGTCCCGGGTCTGGTGCGTGAAGGTGTGTTCCCAACCGATGATGTGCCCCGGCGGCCACCACGCGCCAGCGTACGGATGCTCGGGCTCGTCGACCAGAATTCGCCGGAACCCCTGCTCCCGCACCGGAAGCGTAGCGTCCAGAAAGCCGAGCTCGTTCAGGTTCTCCAGATCAAACGTCAGCGACCCTAGCGAACCGTAAATTTCGATCTTGAGCGAGTTCTTTTGGCCGGTGGCCACCCGGGATGCCTCCACCGAGGCGCTGATGTTTCCAGTCATTCCCAAGGTGGCCCACGCGGCGTCGTCGACTGTCACTTTTTCCAGACCTCCAGGACCGGGACGCTCGGCAACAAAAGTCCTCAGCGTTCCGGTCACCTCAGTGACGGTTTGGCCCGTGAGGTGTTGGACCTGGTCGATGGCGTGCGAGGCGATATCGCCCAGCGCCCCGGAGCCAGCGGTTTCCTTGCGTAGCCGCCAACTCATGGGGGTTTCGACGTCGGAAAGCCAGTCTTGGTGGTATGCGGCACGGACGTGCCGAATGGTTCCGAGACGACCTTCTGCGATCAGCTCCCGGGCCAATGCCAGCGCCGGAACGCGTCGATAGTTGAACCCGATCATGGACTGCACTCCGCGAGCCTGAGCCGAGGCAGCCGCGTCAGCCATCAACTCAGCCTCACCCAAAGTGTTGGCGAGCGGCTTCTCCACCAGGACGTGCTTGCCCGCTTCCAGGGCCGCGATGGCGATCTCGGCGTGCATCCAGCCCGGGGCGCAGATATCAACAACGTCTATGTCATCCCGCGAGATCACGGAACGCCAATCAGTGGCGGATTCGGCCCAGCCGTACTTGGCGGCAGCCTCGGCCACAAGCGTGGCGTCCCGGCCAACGAGGACTTTCTGCTCAAAGGCCGGGACGTCGAAGAAGCTGGTCACGTTCCGCCATGCGTTCGAATGGGCCTTCCCCATGAAGGCGTAACCGATCGCAGCCACGCCCAGCGGACGGCCAGCGGATAAAGGGAAAGTGGTCATCGTTCTAGCCCTCCTCGAACCATCCCCGCGCAGGATTGGAAACCTCCGGCGCCTCCCGGAAGACACCCGGCTGAGCCACCCAGCCGACGCCGTTGGCGATAACCTTCTGGATCTGCGCCTGGTGGTACACCGGGTATTCCTGATCGCCCGGGCTGAAGTAGAAGATGCGTCCCTTGCCTCGCGAGAAGGTCACGCCTGAGCGGAACACCTCTCCCCCGGTGAACGAGCTGATGAAGATCAGGTCATCGGGTTCCGGAATGTCGAACAGTTCGCCGTACATTTCCTGCTGAGGAATGACGATCGGGCTTTCAATGCCGGCCGCGATCGGGTGCGACGGCTTCACGGTCCACACCAGCTCCCGTTCACCTTCGTTGCGCCACTTCAGCGAGCAAGTAGTACCCAGCAGCCTGGTGAAGATCTTGGCGAAGTGCCCGGAGTGCAGGACCACCAGGCCCATGCCACCGAGTACGTGGCGTTGCACGCGCTCCACCACCTCATCAGCGACTTCCTCATGCGCAATGTGCCCCCACCACAGCAGCACGTCCGTTTGCTTCAGGACTTCCTCGGACAGCCCATGCTCGGGATCTGCCAAGGTGGCTGTGGAAATTTCAGAGTCAGGGTAGTAGGCACGAAGCCCGGCAGCGATGGCGCCATGGATGCCTTCCGGATACATCTCGGCCATCGTTGAAGGATCGTTGCGGGCCTCGTGCACGGCCTCATTCCACACAACAATCTTGAGTTTTGAATCAGACATTTCAGAGCACCACTTCACGTTGTTCGAGAGCTGATTTGTAGCAAGCATCCAGGACCAGGGCACGGCTCAGAGCAAGCGACCCGTCGTGGCTTCCCCACACCGTCTCGCCACCGCGAACGGCGGCAATGAAATCGTCGACGACGGCCTGGTGGGCTCGGCCGGGTTCGGCCACCACTTCAAAATCGGCGTTTTCGCCGTCCTTCTCGGTGAAGACATGGACGTCCGCTACGGGGTTCTCGGAGGCGCCGACCGAGCGCAAGTCCGCTCCGCCGTCGGTCCCGTAAACAGTGAAGTCCATCAAGTCCCGCTCGTCGCGGTAAGTGGCCCAACCCGCTTCCAGGATCAAGGTTCCACCCCCTTCCAGCCGGATGAAGGCCGATGCGAAGTCTTCCACTTCAAACTTATGGCTGGAGTTCGACGCCGTATAGCGGGCATTGCCGCCGAGGCCGCGCGGGCCGAGTTCGGAATGGGTCGACGCCGAGACGGCCAGAACTTTGGGCTCACCGAGCAGGTGAAGCGAGTAGTCCAGGACGTGCACGCCGATGTCAGCCAGCGGACCACCGCCGGCGAGCTCCGGGTTGGTGAACCAGCTACCCAGCATGGGAATGCCTTGGCGCCGGAGCCAGGATGCCTTGGCGTAGTACGGACGGCCCAGCGTGCCGGCGTCGATCACTTCCTTGAGCGCCTGGATGTCGCCGCGGCGGCGGTGGTTGAACGCGACATCGAGGACCCGCCCCGCTTTGCGCGCGGCGTCCACCATCTGTTGACCCTCGACGGCGTTGCGCGCCAACGGCTTTTCGCTCAGCACATGCAGTCCCCGCTCAAGCGACGCTATGGCGATCGGCGCGTGCAGGAACGTGGGCACGGCGACGCTGACGGCGCCGAGGCCTTCAAGCTCGATCATGTCTTCCCAGCGGGCGAAGGCGTGCGGAATGCTGTACTCCTCCTTCAGCTGGGCAAGAAGGTCGGCTTCCATCCCCGCGACGGCGACGATCTCGACGCCGTCGATGTTGCTGTATGCCTTGATGTGCTGCTGGCCGGCCCAACCGATGCCCACAACTCCCACTTTGAGGGTTGCGGACGGGGCCTGCTGCTGAATGCTCACGTTGTTCCTGTTCTTTCTGGGGTTTCTTTGGGCGGTTTGGGGTTAGCCTTTGACGGCACCTGCGGTCATGCCGGAAACGATGCGCTTCTGGCACACGAGCACGAGAATGACGAGTGGGATGGTGATGATCACCGATGCGGCGCTGATGGTGCCCAGGGGTTGGTCGAACTCGCTGGTGCCGCTGAAGAATGCAATCGCCACTGGGACTGGGCGGGCCTCCGGGGAGGTGGTCAGCGTGACGGCCAGGAGGAATTCGTTCCAGACCGAGATGAAGACAAGGATCGCCGTCGTGGCCAGGCCCGGAACCGCCAACGGCAGGATCACCTTGCGGAAGGCGACAAACGGTGTGGCGCCATCCATGTATGCGGATTCCTCGAGCTCACGCGGGATCTCCTTGAAGAACGACGTCAGCGTGTAGATCGCCAGCGGCAACGCGAACGTCAGCTTCGGAATAATGAGGCCGAGCAGGGTGTCGTAGAGGCCGATCTCGCGCCAGATGGAGAACATCGGGGCCGCAATGGCAATGGCCGGGAACGTGGTCACCGAGAGGATCAGCGTCAGGATCATCGCCTTGCGGCGCATCTTCAGCCTCGCCAGCGCATAGGCGGCGAAGGACGCGAAGACCAGCGCCACTGTTGTAGTCACGACGGCGATAATCACCGAATTGCGCAAGGCCAAGAGGAACTCGGGGTTCTGGAAGACCACCAGATAGTTCTCCAGGGTCGGCTGGCTCGGGAAGAGCTCGCCTTGGGACAGGCTCGCGCCCTTCTTAAGGGAGGTGTTCACCAGCCAGTAGAACGGGATAAGCGAGAAAGCCATGACGGCCACCACGAACACCCAGACCAAGGGATGCAGTTTCGACTCCCCACGCAAGCGACGCTTCGGCGCCTTGCGGGCGGTGGCGGGTGCCGCCGTCGGGCGTTCTGCAATCAGCGTGCTCATTGTTCCTCCTTCGCGACGTCCCGGATGTTGCCTCCGGCGAAGCGGACGTAGATGACCGAGACCACCATGACGGTGAGGAAGGTCAGGATGGACAGCGCCGATCCTTCGCCCACCAGCCGGTTTTCGCGCAGTTGGGTGTAGGCGAGCATGGACATCGACTCGGTGCCGTTGGCGCCGCGGGTGAGGACGAACGGCAGGTCGAAGACGCGGAGGGCGTCCATGGTGCGGAAGATCGCCGCGAGGACGATCGCCGGGCGCAGGAGCGGCAGGGTGATGTTGACGAAGGTCTGCCATTTGCTGGCGCCGTCGAGTTCCGCGGCCTCGTACGTTTCGGCGGAGATGACCTGCAGGCCGGCCAGTATGATGAGCGCCGCGAAGGGCGTGGTCTTCCAGACGTCGGCCATGACGATCACGGCCATCGCGTAGCCGTGTTCACCGAGCCAGACGACGTCGCCGCCGGGCAGCCCCAGCATGGAGAGGACGTTGGTGACCAGGCCCATGTTGGGCTGGAACATCGTCTGCCAGGTGATGGCGCTAACCACGGTGATGATCGCGTACGGCAGCAAAACCACGGTGCGCAGGACGGCGCGGCCCTTGAACGCGAGGTTGAGGAGCAGCGCCATGGCCGTGCCGAGGATGAGTTCCAGGCTGACCGAGAGGCCTGCGAAGAGGAGCGTCTGGCCGAACGCAGCCCACCACTCTTGGCTTGCCAGGGCGTTGATGTAGTTTTCCAAACCGACAAAGCGGGACAGGCCTGCCGTGCGGACGCTGTACTGGTTCAGGGAGAGCCAGATCGCGTAGCCGATGGGGACCGCCGCAACCAGGGCCATGATCACCAGCGACGGGGCGGTCATGCGGAGGGCTAGCCTCCGCTCGGCGCGGTCGCGGCCGCTTGTCTTCGCTGGGCCGCGGCTTGGCGAGATTGTTCTGGTGGCCATGATTAGAAGCTCGCCTTTGCCGCCGTGATTTCCTCGGCCATCTTCTGCACGGCTTCCTCAGTGGAGGCGGTGCCGGAGAGGACGGCGTAGACGTTCTTGTAGATCGCCTGCGAAATCTGCGGGTAGACCGGGGAGATCGGGCGCGGCTTGGCACCCTTCACGGAGGCGAGCAGTTCCGTGGCGAATGGCATCTTCTCCAGGACCGCCGGATCGGAGTAGGCAGCTTCGTTCACGGGTGCCTGTGAGTAGTCCATGGCTACGTGCTTCTGCCAGTCCGGGGTGGTGGCGAAGTCGATGAAAGCGACAGCCCCGGCCTGGTTGGTGGAGTGGGCCGAGATCGCAAGGTTCCAGCCGCCCAGCACGCCGGAGGCCTTGCCGCCTTCCCATGCCGGCAGCGGCGCGACACCGAAGCTGGACGCCAGCGGTGTCGCGTTGAGCAGGCGGTACACGTGCGGCCAGTTGCGCTGGTATCCAAAGTCGCCGGACTCGTAGGCGAGGCGGGCCGGGTCTTCGTTGTAGGTGAGGACGGCGCGGTCGGCTGAGCCGTTCTTGAGGCCCTCGGTCATGAAGTCGAGGACGTCGCGGGTCTCCTGGGAGTCGATCTTGACGTTGCCTTGGTCATCGAGGACTTCGCCGCCCACGCTGTAGAGCATCTCGAGGAAGTTCACCGTGAGGCCCTCGTACTGCTTGCCCTGGTAGACGTAGCCGTTGCCGGGAGCCTTGGCGGCTTCGGCGTAGAGCTGCTGCCAGGACTCGGGCTTGGCTACCTTGTCCTTCTGGTAGTAGATCAAGCCGGCGTTGGTGAAGAACGGCGAGGCCCAGTACTTGTCCTGGTACTTGGTGGTTTCCACAGTGGAGGGAATGAGCCGGTCCTTGTTGGCTTCGACCAGCTTGGTCTGCTCCAGCAGCCAGCCTTGGGACGCGAACTCGGAGGTCCAGATGACGTCCGTAAGGAAGAGGTCGCACTCGGTGGACTTGCCTTCGAGCCGCTGCACGATCTGCGTGCGGGCCTCGTCCGTGGTGGCGCCGATCTCGGTGTACTTGGCCGTGACCTTGCCATTCGCCTTCGTGAAGGCCTCCGCCGTTCCCTTGTAGATACCGCTCGCGTCCTTGACGCCGCATATGTTGACCGCACCGCTGGCATTAGCGCCCGACGCCGGATCGGCAACTGCCGCTTGTTCCGCACCTTGGGGTACGGCTCCCCCACCGCATGCGCTGAGGAGGAGGGCTGCCGCTACTGCGGTTGCCGCAAGGGCTTTTCGGTTTCGTGCGGTTTTGTTCTGGAGCGGGAGAGCAGGTCGGTTCAAGTCCACAAGTGGCTCCTTTGGGGTCTGTGGGCGGCGGAGTTCAGTGCGCGTTTTGGCTGTCCCGCGTGCTGAGGGTGGCTTCTTTGCCGGTTGTTCTTTTTGGTTCGTGGAATCGATTCCAAATGCTGCCTTGAAAAACGGCCTTGCGGCCGTGGAATCGATTCCAAAGTAGTGTGACAGGGACCACTGAGGGCTGTCAACCCTCTTTATTTCGTGGAGTCCCTGATGACGAGTTCGTGCGGGAGGAAGGTTCTTCCGCGGCGATGTTCCCCTGGGACTGTCATGCGTTCGAGGAGCTCAGCGAAGGCTTCTCGGCCCATTTCGTAGGCCGGCTGCCTTACGGTGGTGAGCTCGGGGACGCACATCTCTGCTTGGGCTGAGTCATCGAAACCCGCTACGGCAATGTCATCCGGGACCTTTAGGCCGGCATCGGTGAGCTCACGGACGCAGCCGGCGGCGACTACGTCGGTCCCACAGAAGACTGCGTCCGGGAGGTTCTTTGTTTCCAGGAGTTTCTTCGTGAGATCGCGGCCGGCGTGGAATCCGAAGTTGCCTTCGCCGAGCAGGATCTGGTCCGCGTTCAGGCCTTCCTCAGTGAGTGCCTGGCGAAATCCTTCCTCACGCAGCCGGCCTGAGCGGGCACCCCTGTGGGCGAGCATGGCCAGCTTCTTGGCGCCCGTGTCGATCAGGTGTTTGGTGATGTCGTAGGCGGCCTGGCGGTCATCGATGGACACTCCAAAAGCGGCTTCGGCGTCGACGATTTCACATACTTGAACAACGCTCATTTGCTCGGCGACTGCGTTGACGTCATCGTCCGGCATCGTGGGCGAGAAGATCACCAACCCGTCCACGGAGCCATTGCGAAGCATGTCCACGAGCTGCTGCTCGCGGTCGAGTTCACCGTCGGTCGCAGCGATGAGACTGACGTATCCCGAGTCCGCGGCGGCGTCGCCGACACCTCGGAACACTTCGCTGATCACCAGGGAGTCGAGGTTCTTCGCGAGGGCGAGGACGCGCATTGTCCTGTCCCGGCGGAGGTCCCTTGCTGAGGCGAGAGGACGATAGCTGAGCTCCCGGATCGCTGCGTTGACCTTCTCCTTCGCTGCTTCGCTGACAGCCGGGCTCCCATTCAAGACACGCGAGACCGTCCCTACGGACACGCCCGCCGTTTTGGCGACGTCCTGAACTGTCGGCCGAGCCATTCGATTGTCCTTCCGCGAGCATTCTCGGTGCGCCTACGCCGGCACATCTCCAGGCCCCACCGGCTCTCCTCAGATTAGCTGGAGGGCGAGATAAGGCCACGAAGTCCCGGAGCCAGAACTGGTCCTAGCCCAGGGTCTGGATAACTCTCGACCACATGGCGAGATGCGCGCACGACTCTTCCACTTTTTTGGCAACATTCGCAGGCGCCGCTAGGCTCTGGGCCGCTGCTCGGAAGGCAAGGTAGTCACGATCAAGCAGATGAGAAACTTCAGCTGAAGGTAGGTCTAGCCACCCTGCTATCTCCTTATTCCGCACACGGACCGAGTGGCGCATCAAGGAGTGGTAATCCAGAGTAGAAGGTGAGTCATTATTGCATTCCGAACAATCGCAAGAAACTAATTCTGGAAACTGGCGCCAAATTGTTGTCGCAATATCAACCCCCACGTAGCGATGAAGGCGTGGAACGTAATAGCGAGCAGGAGGTGCTCCTGAACTCGGAAGCTCCACCCAGTCTCGATGCTCGCCGAACCCGATTCCATGAGACGAACCAGTAAGCCCATATCGCGAAAGCAACACCGAAAAAAACCCGCCATAGAGGGCAAACACGCGCTGCCCCCTACCCATGGCTGATGTTAGAGCCTGTCCGTACTGCACGAGTTCCGCTTCAGAGGTCAACTTAAACTCGTCAAGGTTACTGATCCAAGCAACAATTTCCTGCTCGACAGACGTAGAGGCAAGTCGGTCCCACTCAATTGCCGAACTTGCAGCGATAACTCGCCTGAGCTTGTCATCGACGCTTCTAGCCTTGGCATACGATTGCGATGCATCCCAGATGCGCTGAGAGACACTTTCCCAATTGTCTGCAGCACTTCCAACCATTGTGTAAGGAGGGAGAATATAGAGAGGATCTTGCCGATTCTCAGGGAGAACTTTTTCGCCTAATCGGGCGGCATACTTATCGAATGTTTTCGTTTGGACAGTTTCAAACCCAACATTAAAATCAATCCAATTGGATGAGATCTGCTCGATGGTTGCATCACTGAAATTGTTCGGATCAGGAGTCATGAATTGACTTACCAACGATGGGACACCAAGCAAGTCCGCCAGCATCTGATGGGACTTTTTAGGGCGTTGCAAGCGGTTCTGAAACAGGGGAAATCGGGAGTCGATAACGTATGGTTCCGCGGAACGAGCCGATAAGGAAAGCACGAAACCCTTAGTTCCTTCTGCTTGGAATGCAGCAATTGTGCCCGGAACAAGCAAGCCATTAAAGTACTCGGAGAGATCCCGAACGGTCTGCTGGTCCGTTGAACCATAGCTCAAATAGTGCTGAAACCCTTCAAACACAAACCACTCCAATCTCGCTCAACCGAGCCCCCACTCTTCGTTTCGCCTCAGGATCAAACCCGGGTGCGCCAGGTCGGCACAGAACTTTCAATTGGCCTTCGTTGATTGCAATGATCCCAATACCGAACCTGACTGCTTCCTCCACATTGCTAGCGCGAGGGCTACTTCCCAAAACCATCCACGAGCGATCAACGCTGAGCCGATTATAGACCGCCTGCTCCAAGGCTCGATTGAAGCCGCCAAGCTTAAGTTCAAAAGTCGAGATAACCCCAGATTTCGTCATGGTGACAAGATCAGCCCGACGTCCATTTATTGGAAGTTCGCGAACGATAATGGAATCATCTCTAACCCATCGCGAACGCCTAAGCCAGTTCACAAGGTCGGGCATCATTCTTGATTCACCACTCGTGTCGAAGGCCTTATCATGCTCGATGAAGACCATCACGAAGCAACACCGACCGGGGTGTCCTCTATTGGATCCGCGTGCTCAATGGACCGCTGAATTCTAGCATCGAGGATCCCATACGAAGCGACAAGTATCACTGCAATGACGAATACACCAGCCGTAGTCCAACAGGATGCCTGCCAAAGCCAAGTGTTCACAAAAGTGAAGAAGTACAGTGCAGTAGAAATGAGGACCATGGTAGTGAAAGCTATGGTCACTGTTTTCAATACCGAGCAAACCCGAAGTATCCACCGGAATTGACGATGGATTGAATTGCGCTCCTTGAGAGCCCTAATTCCAAGCTTTACCGGCTTGTGCACTGAAGAGGGGTCGACGACGACATCGCTGGGATTAAAGGGCGTGGTGGGGTCCGGGAGCATCGCATTCAAACGGGCTTGAAGATCCTGCAACTTTTCAACGGCGCGTTCAGTGAGTCCAGCGAAGGCGATATCTACGGGCTTCCGCAACCTCAAGTGGGTTTTCCCACGGAGGTGCATGCTCGCCCACGTAGCAGGAACGCTCAAGATGAAGACTGCGCCTCCAAATCCGAACCCCCAGGCTGGGTCAGGTAACTGCGACGCTGCCGCCGCGACCTCAAGATGCAGCGTCACGTATTTGGCCCCAATATGTCATTGCGAATTTTGGACTTCGTAGTGTATTCCTGATACCGCGTATAAACGTAGCGAATCAGCTGTCGCAACGGAAGGAATCCAAACTGACGCTTGAATTGCTGCAGTTCGGTAACCGCACCATTTGGCAACTCCCTCGTCAGCGCTTCGAAGTACCTCCACCCACGCTCCGTCAATTTGAAATCACGGGTTCGGTACGGATCGTTGCTCTGCCCGGCCGAGCCAGTGTCGAGACCGATCCCCTCACGCTGCTCCCAGGTGTCAGTGACATCCGCCGAAGGGGACGATGAATCCTCAATCAATTGGGCGGCCGCAAGCATATCTACAGCCTGATATACCTTCTGTGAGAACGGCCCGAAATTGTAAGGCTCAAATCCAGCGTCCTGCGACAGCCAAGTCTTACTTGATGTTTCGCGCTCCAGGAGAAACACGAGCTTCTCGAGACGGGTGATCCCTTGAATTTCACCTGGTCGCGCGCCGGCAACGCGCGTCCCAAGCAGAAGGATGATCGCGTCATCAATCTCAATTAGGTTGCTCACGGACTACCTCCGGCTTCTTACTGTCGACGTTCCTACATCCTCCGCTGAACCACTGACGATTTATAGGACGCAAGACAACTGGCTGGCTGCATCCATGAGCATATCTTGAATCTCCGCTCATCCTGG
Coding sequences:
- a CDS encoding sugar ABC transporter permease, which translates into the protein MATRTISPSRGPAKTSGRDRAERRLALRMTAPSLVIMALVAAVPIGYAIWLSLNQYSVRTAGLSRFVGLENYINALASQEWWAAFGQTLLFAGLSVSLELILGTAMALLLNLAFKGRAVLRTVVLLPYAIITVVSAITWQTMFQPNMGLVTNVLSMLGLPGGDVVWLGEHGYAMAVIVMADVWKTTPFAALIILAGLQVISAETYEAAELDGASKWQTFVNITLPLLRPAIVLAAIFRTMDALRVFDLPFVLTRGANGTESMSMLAYTQLRENRLVGEGSALSILTFLTVMVVSVIYVRFAGGNIRDVAKEEQ
- a CDS encoding LacI family DNA-binding transcriptional regulator; the encoded protein is MARPTVQDVAKTAGVSVGTVSRVLNGSPAVSEAAKEKVNAAIRELSYRPLASARDLRRDRTMRVLALAKNLDSLVISEVFRGVGDAAADSGYVSLIAATDGELDREQQLVDMLRNGSVDGLVIFSPTMPDDDVNAVAEQMSVVQVCEIVDAEAAFGVSIDDRQAAYDITKHLIDTGAKKLAMLAHRGARSGRLREEGFRQALTEEGLNADQILLGEGNFGFHAGRDLTKKLLETKNLPDAVFCGTDVVAAGCVRELTDAGLKVPDDIAVAGFDDSAQAEMCVPELTTVRQPAYEMGREAFAELLERMTVPGEHRRGRTFLPHELVIRDSTK
- a CDS encoding ThuA domain-containing protein; this translates as MSDSKLKIVVWNEAVHEARNDPSTMAEMYPEGIHGAIAAGLRAYYPDSEISTATLADPEHGLSEEVLKQTDVLLWWGHIAHEEVADEVVERVQRHVLGGMGLVVLHSGHFAKIFTRLLGTTCSLKWRNEGERELVWTVKPSHPIAAGIESPIVIPQQEMYGELFDIPEPDDLIFISSFTGGEVFRSGVTFSRGKGRIFYFSPGDQEYPVYHQAQIQKVIANGVGWVAQPGVFREAPEVSNPARGWFEEG
- a CDS encoding Gfo/Idh/MocA family oxidoreductase; this translates as MSIQQQAPSATLKVGVVGIGWAGQQHIKAYSNIDGVEIVAVAGMEADLLAQLKEEYSIPHAFARWEDMIELEGLGAVSVAVPTFLHAPIAIASLERGLHVLSEKPLARNAVEGQQMVDAARKAGRVLDVAFNHRRRGDIQALKEVIDAGTLGRPYYAKASWLRRQGIPMLGSWFTNPELAGGGPLADIGVHVLDYSLHLLGEPKVLAVSASTHSELGPRGLGGNARYTASNSSHKFEVEDFASAFIRLEGGGTLILEAGWATYRDERDLMDFTVYGTDGGADLRSVGASENPVADVHVFTEKDGENADFEVVAEPGRAHQAVVDDFIAAVRGGETVWGSHDGSLALSRALVLDACYKSALEQREVVL
- a CDS encoding Gfo/Idh/MocA family oxidoreductase, which translates into the protein MTTFPLSAGRPLGVAAIGYAFMGKAHSNAWRNVTSFFDVPAFEQKVLVGRDATLVAEAAAKYGWAESATDWRSVISRDDIDVVDICAPGWMHAEIAIAALEAGKHVLVEKPLANTLGEAELMADAAASAQARGVQSMIGFNYRRVPALALARELIAEGRLGTIRHVRAAYHQDWLSDVETPMSWRLRKETAGSGALGDIASHAIDQVQHLTGQTVTEVTGTLRTFVAERPGPGGLEKVTVDDAAWATLGMTGNISASVEASRVATGQKNSLKIEIYGSLGSLTFDLENLNELGFLDATLPVREQGFRRILVDEPEHPYAGAWWPPGHIIGWEHTFTHQTRDFLLAISAGEPPSPSFADGLQIQRVLAAVEESAGNKSMVTAVRERVGVS
- a CDS encoding carbohydrate ABC transporter permease; the encoded protein is MSTLIAERPTAAPATARKAPKRRLRGESKLHPLVWVFVVAVMAFSLIPFYWLVNTSLKKGASLSQGELFPSQPTLENYLVVFQNPEFLLALRNSVIIAVVTTTVALVFASFAAYALARLKMRRKAMILTLILSVTTFPAIAIAAPMFSIWREIGLYDTLLGLIIPKLTFALPLAIYTLTSFFKEIPRELEESAYMDGATPFVAFRKVILPLAVPGLATTAILVFISVWNEFLLAVTLTTSPEARPVPVAIAFFSGTSEFDQPLGTISAASVIITIPLVILVLVCQKRIVSGMTAGAVKG
- a CDS encoding ABC transporter substrate-binding protein, encoding MDLNRPALPLQNKTARNRKALAATAVAAALLLSACGGGAVPQGAEQAAVADPASGANASGAVNICGVKDASGIYKGTAEAFTKANGKVTAKYTEIGATTDEARTQIVQRLEGKSTECDLFLTDVIWTSEFASQGWLLEQTKLVEANKDRLIPSTVETTKYQDKYWASPFFTNAGLIYYQKDKVAKPESWQQLYAEAAKAPGNGYVYQGKQYEGLTVNFLEMLYSVGGEVLDDQGNVKIDSQETRDVLDFMTEGLKNGSADRAVLTYNEDPARLAYESGDFGYQRNWPHVYRLLNATPLASSFGVAPLPAWEGGKASGVLGGWNLAISAHSTNQAGAVAFIDFATTPDWQKHVAMDYSQAPVNEAAYSDPAVLEKMPFATELLASVKGAKPRPISPVYPQISQAIYKNVYAVLSGTASTEEAVQKMAEEITAAKASF